In Raphanus sativus cultivar WK10039 chromosome 5, ASM80110v3, whole genome shotgun sequence, the following proteins share a genomic window:
- the LOC108857129 gene encoding protein LURP-one-related 12 encodes MELVEEMGEKRVVVDKAFLYEEDKPLTVCKTSLFHTGDGFAAYDCHGDIIFRVDSYGPGTRDDDEFVLMDVTGNCLLTVKRKRPTLHQRWEGFLGERSDGQKPIFSVRRSSIIGRCTMEVEVYDETGEEYTIDGDFSQRSCLIHDTKKRTVAEIKRKVDASTNVMLGRDVFTLEIKPGFDGAFAMGLVLVLDQINGDDPVEIGDEQVHPFVEEI; translated from the exons atgGAATTAGTTGAAGAGATGGGTGAAAAAAGAGTTGTGGTTGACAAAGCTTTTCTCTACGAAGAAGACAAACCACTTACCGTCTGCAAAACCTCTCTGTTCCACACCGGTGATGGTTTCGCCGCCTACGACTGTCACGGCGATATCATCTTTAGGGTCGATTCATACGGACCCGGCACAAGAGATGACGATGAGTTTGTCCTCATGGACGTCACCGGTAACTGTCTCCTCACCGTTAAACGAAAG AGGCCGACTCTTCACCAGAGATGGGAAGGTTTTCTCGGGGAGAGATCAGATGGCCAGAAACCGATCTTCAGTGTCCGGAGATCGTCGATAATCGGACGGTGCACGATGGAAGTAGAGGTTTACGACGAAACAGGAGAAGAGTACACCATAGATGGTGACTTCTCGCAACGAAGCTGTCTCATACACGACACGAAGAAGCGAACTGTGGCTGAGATCAAACGCAAAGTGGACGCGTCAACGAACGTGATGCTTGGACGAGATGTGTTCACTCTAGAGATTAAACCTGGTTTCGACGGTGCTTTCGCGATGGGTTTGGTCCTTGTGCTTGACCAGATCAACGGTGATGATCCAGTTGAGATTGGTGATGAACAGGTGCACCCTTTTGTAGAGGAAATTTGA